From a region of the Primulina eburnea isolate SZY01 chromosome 7, ASM2296580v1, whole genome shotgun sequence genome:
- the LOC140837115 gene encoding protein SIEVE ELEMENT OCCLUSION B-like, producing the protein MANYQVLPPITKSRPLITETVLPSKDPVLHGGLVQNFTIDPNLKQSHEMDHDTYNALPVPRAPVNVKGRQMMLKPNPNRLSLSSDESALSKQIVATHTLGYEDFDVKPVLAIVEDIFRLTKPLTTTDHSITPIQGNQVQHHFDTKEDKAHHSSTLDDKRYHISMLDDNAYDSSYRDSDIVKALALPINKICSEIVCKCAAGAEAHSVTMDFLKTLSNYSWDAKVVIVFAAFAINYGEFWLVVQHQTKDPLAKNIASLKDLPETMQQSTDLRKKFESVFKLLSTALEGTNCLIEFKELPSQYISHESGEMAAATAHIPSTVYWIIRSLLACASLLLNLTASGHEYLTSNSESWDILNMAYKLSVMLDHLQKQLKICKDLIERKRGEDAYIAFKKLMEAVHIDNMKVFRAMFRAREDQKPLFHGYKKTNEKLEVLRSKHVLLLITDLNIPREELNILHSIYNQHPTRQEYEVLWLPIVESSTSMASFQDTDFHNLRNLMPWHSLEQPSLIEPVAIRYIREVWNFVHRPMLVVLDPQAKLSNIDALPMMWIWGSNGFPFTKEREMALWAESTWNLELLADAIDPRFTDWMRDNKFICLYGGEDIEWIRRFAQSTRAAANTLSIQLEMLYVGKSNPKEKVRRCHEVIERENISQTFSRDTNNEDIWFFWTRLMSMLNSKKQLGTSLESDVVMQEILNMLTFDGSEMGWAVFSRGNNEMTKGKNQVLLDVMNNHTQWTPRIENADMFVSILDEELRGVRTEHHCNRLILPGHAGYITERIVCSECGKTMDQYVMYRCCTD; encoded by the exons ATGGCGAACTATCAAGTGTTGCCTCCGATAACTAAGAGTCGCCCACTGATCACTGAAACGGTGTTGCCTTCAAAAGATCCAGTTTTGCATGGAGGTTTGGTGCAGAATTTCACAATTGATCCTAACCTGAAGCAGAGCCATGAAATGGATCATGACACTTACAATGCTCTCCCTGTACCACGTGCACCAGTTAATGTTAAGGGCCGTCAGATGATGTTAAAGCCAAACCCAAATCGCCTCTCCTTATCTTCAGATGAGAGCGCACTGAGCAAGCAAATTGTGGCCACTCATACTTTGGGCTATGAAGATTTTGACGTGAAGCCTGTTCTTGCTATAGTCGAGGATATCTTTCGTCTCACGAAGCCCTTGACTACTACTGATCACAGTATTACTCCT ATTCAGGGAAATCAAGTTCAACATCACTTTGATACAAAGGAAGACAAAGCACACCACAGTTCTACGTTGGATGATAAAAGGTACCACATTTCTATGTTGGATGACAATGCCTACGACAGTTCTTACAGGGACTCAGATATTGTTAAAGCACTGGCACTTCCCATCAATAAGATTTGCAGTGag ATAGTTTGCAAATGTGCTGCTGGAGCCGAAGCGCATTCCGTAACAATGGACTTCCTCAAAACTCTGTCGAACTACTCGTGGGACGCCAAAGTTGTCATCGTATTTGCTGCTTTCGCCATCAACTATGGTGAGTTTTGGCTAGTCGTACAGCATCAGACAAAAGATCCACTCGCAAAGAACATCGCAAGTCTCAAAGATTTGCCAGAGACAATGCAGCAGTCCACTGATTTAAGAAAGAAGTTCGAGTCTGTTTTCAAGCTTTTATCCACAGCTCTGGAGGGAACTAACTGTCTGATAGAATTCAAGGAGCTTCCCTCTCAGTACATAAGCCATGAGTCGGGAGAGATGGCAGCTGCTACTGCCCATATTCCTTCAACTGTATACTGGATCATAAGGAGTCTTCTTGCATGTGCCTCTTTACTTCTGAACCTCACTGCCAGCGGTCACGA GTACCTCACTTCAAATTCCGAGTCCTGGGACATATTAAACATGGCTTATAAGCTTTCAGTAATGTTGGATCACTTGCAAAAACAATTGAAGATCTGCAAGGACTTAATTG AGAGGAAGAGAGGAGAAGATGCCTACATTGCATTCAAGAAACTCATGGAGGCAGTGCACATCGATAACATGAAGGTATTCAGGGCGATGTTTCGTGCTAGAGAAGATCAGAAGCCACTCTTTCATGGTTACAAAAAGACTAAT GAGAAACTCGAGGTATTGAGGTCCAAGCATGTACTATTGTTGATTACTGACCTCAACATTCCTCGTGAAGAGCTAAACATTCTCCATTCGATTTACAACCAACACCCAACGAGGCAAGAATACGAGGTTCTTTGGCTCCCCATAGTCGAGTCTTCAACTTCAATGGCCTCATTTCAGGATACGGACTTCCACAACCTACGAAACTTGATGCCTTGGCATTCACTGGAGCAGCCTTCATTAATTGAGCCAGTGGCCATAAGATACATCCGAGAGGTCTGGAATTTTGTACACAGGCCAATGCTAGTTGTCCTGGATCCACAAGCAAAACTATCGAATATTGACGCCTTACCGATGATGTGGATTTGGGGGAGCAATGGCTTCCCTTTTACTAAGGAAAGAGAAATGGCTCTGTGGGCAGAAAGCACCTGGAACCTGGAATTACTTGCGGATGCCATAGATCCACGTTTTACAGATTGG ATGAGGGACAACAAGTTTATATGCCTATACGGGGGAGAGGACATCGAATGGATCCGTAGATTCGCGCAATCCACCCGCGCAGCAGCCAACACACTGAGCATCCAGCTGGAAATGCTCTATGTTGGCAAAAGTAACCCCAAAGAAAAAGTCCGCCGGTGCCACGAGGTGATCGAGAGAGAGAATATAAGCCAAACATTCTCTCGAGACACCAACAACGAGGACATCTGGTTCTTCTGGACAAGACTAATGAGCATGTTGAACTCCAAGAAACAACTCGGGACGTCTTTGGAATCCGACGTCGTGATGCAGGAGATCCTGAACATGCTCACTTTCGACGGCAGCGAAATGGGGTGGGCTGTTTTTAGCCGAGGCAACAACGAGATGACAAAAGGAAAAAACCAAGTTTTGCTGGACGTTATGAACAATCACACTCAGTGGACCCCGAGGATAGAAAATGCTGACATGTTTGTGAGTATTCTGGACGAGGAATTACGAGGTGTGCGCACAGAGCATCACTGCAATCGCCTAATTCTGCCAGGGCATGCCGGATACATAACTGAGCGTATCGTTTGCTCCGAATGCGGGAAGACGATGGATCAGTATGTTATGTACCGCTGCTGCACTGATTGA